GCTTCCCTGTTTTACAACAAAGCACAAACAACTAAAAGTGAAGATCTAGAGACCCTTATGCACTTGTACAAAACtcttaaatttaacaaaaccttCTTTGTCTTCATACATATTTATGTACACACTAACTgcgatgataatgataatactAATAACCTGGAATCCAGCAATTAAAAGAGAACCATCAGCCGAAAACTGTGAAACATACGCACGGCTTTTCATCCGACCCACAATCCAAGGACCTTTGGTAGGCAAATAGCGGCTTAACACATGACATCCATCTGCTGATGAAAATCTCCCTCTTCCAGAATAATTACCTTCTCTACCAACCAACATTCTCACAGTAGATACAGGTAACCTCATCCTACCAGGAACAACACAACCCAAAAGCTCATGAGGACTTGACCTAAGTTTTGTGAGCTGTGCAATTTCATGATCAAGATGATCATCCCTTTCTCCAGTTATTCCACTTGAAGAAGATTCATTACTGGCACTACCATCACtacaaatacttttatttttgttcaatcGACTCATAATTCTCTATCTATATCCTGCGAAAAGCATAAGTCCAATAAGAAATACTGAGCCAGAAGACTTATTAATCACAAATACACAAAAATCTTGTAATTTTGAACTGTTTCAAACCCAAAATGACTATCAATACTAACATTCAGTGCCAATAGAGAACCCCTTTCAGTCTCAACTATGAAGAAGCAAGCCAAATGAAATAAAGCAAAAACAGATGTTGCTCAGAACCAAACGTTTTTCAAGTATAGTCCTTTTTGGTTTATGCAACAAAAGCGTAGGTGTGAAAATTGAAGAGAACcacataattaaacaaaaagaaaggaactTTAGTCCAATTATGagtattaaaaggaaaatgaataTCCGGGTACCAAATGACATTGCACTGCACTGCGACTTATCAAACAGTTGaagtaaaaactgaaaaaataaataaataaattgaaaaaggggTTATTGAGGAATGAAGATTGAAGAAGTGGACCTCTGATTGGAACACGAAGTAGAGTCTTGATTCACTTGTTTTGCTTCGGTTTTTGGTGTAGCAGTGTGTGTTTGTGATGAAAATTGGAATGAGCgaatattaaatattagaaaattgGAAATGTCAAAGCCCCTTCATTTCCTTGGCTttgcttgatttcttctcaattTGCATACGTAAACAACACAACACATACAAGGTGTTACATTACAAACTCCCAGGACCCAGGTAGCGTCAATCTTTCGTTGAATTAAAtactattagaaaaaaaaaagcttaaaaaATCTGATTATGACATTAATGCATActtgtattaaaattaaaaatcacggTAAAAGTATACTCCCTCTCTCACTagtctcaaatataaatataagaagaaaaataatataaaaaatatttttcaattaattttatcttatttaatgatattatttctaaaatattttttatttaattgagatttatgatttttttttatttttgatatcaAATTCCAATGAAatataaattggaaaaaaatatttttaattaaaattaatataactaaATGTAATTAGTTagtgtgatatttttttatttttttatctgtaaaaattaaatatggtaACAAGAAATTACCATACTCACATCTCAACCAAAATAGAAAATTGTCACTGTAGTAAttgttcttcaaaaaaaaatcatatctatTTTGTTCgtcatttataaaaatagaaaatatacatgaatttttttcattaaaaaattagtcaattaattataattactaaAACTTTTCAGAAACACATGTTTTTAGTTTCCAATAAAGGACTAGAATCACAACACTTTTAGTGAatgtagagaaaaaaaatatacaaatttttatatataatagcttaaactaatattttaaattttaaaatattttgaactttgaaggaataaaattatattttaccttaATATTTTCAAgagattaaatatttaaaattaatattttataagataCTAAAATGATTAGAATTAATGAGATACTATAAAAACATATCGTACTCAATTAGAAAATAGTCaaaatacttaataaaaattatttattaaaatatagaaaactaatatttatatttatttaaatcaaaaaattaataaagtatattaaatgatatatttcaaagtcaaaataatattataaatatactcattatttaaataattaaaaatatttaatatttttatatcagaCTTTATTTCTAAGCCGTGTAAGATATATGTACAAAAAGCAACTAGAATTTTGATATATCTGGTTGAGGTAATAATTATCatccattttataaaaaaacgcAAATTAATGATGAACTGAAGAATTTGGATAGTtcccaaatttaaatttttcatgtcTGTATTGCGACAAGCAGAAGAAAAATGCTCAAATTATCGCATACTACTTACGTCTCCGATCCTTTTTATAAGTAAATATTGAATAGTGTAACAAAAAATTTGCAAACCAATTAAGTTAGATCCTTTCCTTTCTAATCCtttatataagaataaaatatttattttatttttattttgattataaaaagtatataattatatttattgatctattaataaaatttaaaaaatataattagttaaaaaaatttaaaaaaaaatcaccacttaaatcatttaatgatatgaataatttagaaatgaaattaaaatttataatattattaattaaaattaattaattttattatttttgataaattaaatatttatttattatatatagaagtagagatagtaatatatatatatatatatatatatatatatatatatatatatatatatatagtttttattataaaaaaaacccttAAATTTGATAGCCTTCCTCTTCATATTAGAAAACCTCAACGCGTCTCTATCCACCTGTTCCAAATTCGAACAACAAGGCATCACAAGAATCTTAGGTGAATTTTTTCAAGCAATTAATGAAGCTACAGCTGTATTACTTTTTGTAAAGTAAACAAcaaaccattaaaaaaaatcagaagagGCAGAGGCACGGTGTTACAAAAtatggtttattattattattattattattattattattatcaaataagCTAATATgatgcattattattattactactatacaacaaaaaaatggatatGGCACACTGTTATTTTATGCCTTGACGTTTTTAAATGTATCTAAAAGAATTTTACAAATGATGGTGGTAATGATTTGACAAGGTCTTGACTGTTGCTGCGTGGTTTTGCTCTTTTATCTCTATGGACTAATCCAAGCCTGAATCTCTTCCAAAGTTTTTCCTTTGGTTTCTGGGACTAATTTTGTGACAAACAGAATAGTTAAGAGGGAACTTCCAGCATACAAAAACAAAGTACCTgtccaaaaaataaaaccatataaaTACATTTCACTAATTATAGTCATATGTGCACAAGAATGCTAATTAACTGTGTTTCTATAGTTCTATTATGTGCTTACCAGGAGAACTCCAGCTCATAAGAGAGTTGAAAGTATACGAAACTATCCAAGCTCCTAGCCAATTAGCCAAAACCACCAAGCTTCCAGCAATTCCCTTCACATGAATGGGAAAGATCTGAAATATGAAAAGTAGCATTAGAATTAGATAGTACATTCATTAATTTCTTTGGTTTTCCTACCATCAAgataggaaaaaagaaaacccttcataaatttttaacttCTGGTCTTTACTTCAACTATGTTCTTTGAGGGGGTCTTATATAGGAGGGACAATAGTAGCTCCAGTTGGCAATCTTTtgttccctttttttttaattggaaaaCAAAAGAACTTTTTTGAAGCAAATATTGATGATTGGCTACCATTTCAATGTTGACTAGCTTTTCTTTAACTATATGCTACAACTTACAAGAGCCTACCtataacattataattttttttttgggtcaaaTGATACATACCTCTGACATTATCACCCAAGGAACTGGTCCTACACCAATTGAATATGCTGCTATGTAGATCTGATCACAATAAGATTCAAAAAATGGAAGAATTTCAAGTTTAAGTAGAATTTGAGAGAAGGGGGATGGTTTTTGTTTCAGTAAACAATTGAACCTAAAACTTCATGTAAACTACTCAAATTTCCTCCCTAATGGGTAGGGGGATGTTGTAGAACAAAACTCACCAACACACCAGCAACTGCAAATATCGGTGCGCACTCAAGCATTAAGCTTTGGTCCTGATCCATCAAGTCATAGAGACGAATTTTAGAATaaagacacacacatacacacaattTATGGAGAAAATATTGTACATTTTATactaaaagactttttttttttttaaagattattttataCCAAAGACTTGCCTTGAGAAAGAAAGCAATAGCGGCAATAAAGCAACCTAAGAATGTCCCAGTTGCGGAAACCTGCATGTGTACAAGAGTTTTTGTTAAGCACCAAAATTCTTATTCCACTCACTCTTAGTTGGTCTTGTTAAATAAGTACTTGCTAATAGATTTACCATCATAAGAGGTCTCCTTCCAGACTTATCCATCAAAATGGCTCCCAATACAGTAAATGGAACCTGCCATTCATTGTAACAATCAGAAGAAGTTTAAACAGAATAATGTAGTTACACTCACATGATTAATTTATGAGAAACCGGTTGAGTGATCAACTACCTGCAAACAAGCATATGCTATGGTACCAGCTTTTCCTGAAGAAAGTCCTGCAGATCAAGTAGTTGAGAAATAAATATGACACACACAAGAAACATGTTTCTCTTGATATTCTAAAATCAGCATGTATTATTTCTCACTTACCAGCTGCTATAAAAGTCTCGGCTGTGTAGAATCCTATGCCATTAATTCCAACAAATTGTTGGCATACCATCAACCCGACCCCAATCTGAAATTGTGACAAACAGATAATTTAGATCCTTTGAGTAATTATGCCCattgtcacaaaatttctgCTGGAGAAGTGTGGCACTTACAACTACAGAGCGCACATGTTTGCTTTGGAACAAATCCAACAGCTTAATCTTAGGAAGGCTTCGAAGAGTTTCAATAGAGTCCTGTTTGGCaaaaaaataagtcagctcAGGTTACCAAACATGTCAACTTCTTTGGAAATTTCTTTGAAGGTTTTCAATCAGTAAAGAGAGCTTGGAAAGTACCAGAATTTCAGCAGCTTCATCAGAAATATCAACATCTTTACCCCGAAGTCTCCTTAAAGCTAGTTGAAATTCTTTTTCACGGCCAACCTTAGCCTACaaaaaatacatacatacatgttAATTTTCATTGCTATTCctgttatatttatatataataaaataaaggagcATTTGGTCCTTAGATAATGATTCTAGCTTAATAATGCATACCAGCCATCTGGGGGACTCAGGGATAAAGCACAAACCAATCAGCAAGCAAATGCAAGGCACTAacccttcaaagttcaaaccaagCCAACAGTTATACCTCTCTACCCATAATTTATTACACCTTAGGGTACAATTCAAAACTAACGTTATTATGTACTTACCCGCTAGTGCAAGTTTTCTCCAATGTATGACACTTCCTAATAAGAATGAGACTGACGCTCCAGTAACAATCAAAAGCTGCAAAACAATCAAAGTCAAAACCAAAATTCAACTCAATTATacttaaactttaaaattttaatcagaGAACAAAATGCATTAATTCTTAATATTCCCTCACCTGATTTGTTGTTGCAAGTCCTCCTCGAAGATTTTTGGGTGCTATTTCTGCTATATATACAGGAACCTGTTCCATTTTGCTGACTTTTGTTAGATATATTATAGTGAAGAGGccacatataaatatatagagagaaaaaaaaaaggcaatacacttgtataaaataatcttatactaTCATCCAATAACAAATTACCATGTATAGTAAGTTTGTTGAATTTTATGAAACTACCTTAAAAGTCATACTAACggtaatttgtgattgaatgaggACATAGTAGAACATCATCATTAAACTCATAGATAACTATTTAAGTTAAATGGAAAAAGCCTaaactttatgaatgaaaataaacaaatgttTGGTGATTATCAAAATTAGTTACCACGTATGATATAAGTCCAATGCCGTACCCTGTGAAAAATCTTCCCAGGTCAAGGGAGTAAGAACCCTGCAGTAGACTGAATAGAATAAGTGAACCTATTTTATATTTAGCAACTTAACAACTTTTCCTAATATGAACACATATTGTGCAGAAGATGCATACCTTTGAGAAGAAGACAGCTAACCATCCAGTAATGCAAAATCCCGTTGAAATCCTCATAGCCTGTTTGTCAAGGAAAGTACACACGGTTCAAAATGTATAGTTTTCTTGTGTGAACACATTATATACAGCACAAGCAATTAAAAGCTGAAAGTAATGTTAGAATAACTTCAACATAGACTTCATTTATTAGGAATTTATTAGATTTGACATACCCCTTTGCGGCCAATGAAATCTGTAATCCGGCCGCTGGTTATAGCCCCAAGCATAGCACCAATGGTCACTAATGAACCAAACATGGAAAACTACCAAtccccaaaaattaaaaaaaaaaatcagaagagAAATACTACTATTATATAAATGTGAGTGAGAAGGGAAAACTAGAATACTAACCTCAGCAAGAGATAGACTGAGATCTTCCCTTATAGCCGCTTGAGTGGGCGATGAATAGCCCACCTgcgaaaataattaataacttcaACTTAACATAGAAAAGGTGAAAACAAACACATGCAGTGAACTGTATTTTCAGAATGCTTCTTTCTCAAGCCATAGATACCAAGTTTTtcgcttttttcttttcttattttcactTTCCATAGTTTTGTCACTGAAAACATACAAAACAGCATAGACTGTGAAGCAATTATAATGTTCATGTGCTTAAGGATACTTACACAATTTCCAAATGTGAAAGAACCACAAACGGCAACAAGTGTGCTGAGCAAAACCATTCCAATGGATCCATTTTCCACACTCTTATCTGATCCAACTTCTTTACAAGCAACCTCCTCTGGTTGAATGAAGGGCTCTTGCAAATATCCACTCTCCACATCCTTGTGCTGCTCAATTGCCATTTTCTTAAATAGCTAGAAAGATGGCCTCAAAAAGACAGTGATAACACAATAGCAACAATTAGAGAATATGCATGCAAAAGCATGCTATGTTGGAGGGTATTTATATTGCATGCACCACAGCAGCATTTTGGGCAGATGTTTCCAATGTTGTCCTGATACTGTTCATTAGGTAATAGAAGGAATTAAGGGTATGGCATGGTAAAATGAACAAGCGTGTCAAATTAGACATGTGTAAACGGCATTTGGAAATGAAGCTGTCTGAAGGCCAATTACAACAAGCCAATCTATGAGAAATTATTAGAAAGTTCATTACAGCACATGTTCAGGATTCTGATTGATATTTATGTGATacatattcaaaaaaattaatttataaaaaaattaatgacacttaattatgtgatatatatagatattaatGAAAATCACAATAATCCCTATTATATCCAAAAACAACCTAATAATGGATTAGAAAGACCAAGTTGTTGGTTTCTTTGGTAAACAATTTGCAAGGGGATGCTGTGGCCAGTGCATGATTGCCCTTTGCTTATTCATCTCAGCTTATGTGTTTCTACTCGGATGGAACAATCCAAGCtatatatcaatataatatGCCTGTCATATTGGACTGCAGGCTTTAGAATCCATTCCATATGTTTTCATGGTTTTGGGTATACAATGATTGGGCACATGCATGGAAATGTGTGAGGCTGGAAATGTGTTCTCTTCAATCATGGAAGAGTATTTCTTTAGGTCTCaggatataaaaataaaataaaataacttatgtttatcaagaaaattaattaacatcatttaattgcaccaattttatttaaaaaatatttttttcaaagtatgaacttgatataaaaataaaagagaatcattaaaaataaaaacatcaattaaataaaacaagtcaGAGATCCTGAAGGTACTATCCTTCTAGGCTTCCACTGTCTCACATTGGCCTAGAATTTTTCTGCAAAAAAAGTTCCAAACCACAAATTTTAAGTGATGCGCTTACATTTTCCTTGGCATTAGTACATGTCATTCTC
The nucleotide sequence above comes from Glycine soja cultivar W05 chromosome 11, ASM419377v2, whole genome shotgun sequence. Encoded proteins:
- the LOC114376428 gene encoding sugar transporter ERD6-like 16 isoform X4; the protein is MAIEQHKDVESGYLQEPFIQPEEVACKEVGSDKSVENGSIGMVLLSTLVAVCGSFTFGNCVGYSSPTQAAIREDLSLSLAEFSMFGSLVTIGAMLGAITSGRITDFIGRKGAMRISTGFCITGWLAVFFSKGSYSLDLGRFFTGYGIGLISYVVPVYIAEIAPKNLRGGLATTNQLLIVTGASVSFLLGSVIHWRKLALAGLVPCICLLIGLCFIPESPRWLAKVGREKEFQLALRRLRGKDVDISDEAAEILDSIETLRSLPKIKLLDLFQSKHVRSVVIGVGLMVCQQFVGINGIGFYTAETFIAAGLSSGKAGTIAYACLQVPFTVLGAILMDKSGRRPLMMVSATGTFLGCFIAAIAFFLKDQSLMLECAPIFAVAGVLIYIAAYSIGVGPVPWVIMSEIFPIHVKGIAGSLVVLANWLGAWIVSYTFNSLMSWSSPGTLFLYAGSSLLTILFVTKLVPETKGKTLEEIQAWISP
- the LOC114376428 gene encoding sugar transporter ERD6-like 16 isoform X3: MLGMSSFSTQFVQSPNLPPRFHHHVQHKDVESGYLQEPFIQPEEVACKEVGSDKSVENGSIGMVLLSTLVAVCGSFTFGNCVGYSSPTQAAIREDLSLSLAEFSMFGSLVTIGAMLGAITSGRITDFIGRKGAMRISTGFCITGWLAVFFSKGSYSLDLGRFFTGYGIGLISYVVPVYIAEIAPKNLRGGLATTNQLLIVTGASVSFLLGSVIHWRKLALAGLVPCICLLIGLCFIPESPRWLAKVGREKEFQLALRRLRGKDVDISDEAAEILDSIETLRSLPKIKLLDLFQSKHVRSVVIGVGLMVCQQFVGINGIGFYTAETFIAAGLSSGKAGTIAYACLQVPFTVLGAILMDKSGRRPLMMVSATGTFLGCFIAAIAFFLKDQSLMLECAPIFAVAGVLIYIAAYSIGVGPVPWVIMSEIFPIHVKGIAGSLVVLANWLGAWIVSYTFNSLMSWSSPGTLFLYAGSSLLTILFVTKLVPETKGKTLEEIQAWISP
- the LOC114376428 gene encoding sugar transporter ERD6-like 16 isoform X2, translating into MLGMSSFSTQFVQSPNLPPRFHHHVQWNFSQDVSKVPRTHVVCSITKSQLGYDKTLASRFHYAARFSVSRQSETKSIAYRRMTCTNAKENHKDVESGYLQEPFIQPEEVACKEVGSDKSVENGSIGMVLLSTLVAVCGSFTFGNCVGYSSPTQAAIREDLSLSLAEFSMFGSLVTIGAMLGAITSGRITDFIGRKGAMRISTGFCITGWLAVFFSKGSYSLDLGRFFTGYGIGLISYVVPVYIAEIAPKNLRGGLATTNQLLIVTGASVSFLLGSVIHWRKLALAGLVPCICLLIGLCFIPESPRWLAKVGREKEFQLALRRLRGKDVDISDEAAEILDSIETLRSLPKIKLLDLFQSKHVRSVVIGVGLMVCQQFVGINGIGFYTAETFIAAGLSSGKAGTIAYACLQVPFTVLGAILMDKSGRRPLMMVSATGTFLGCFIAAIAFFLKDQSLMLECAPIFAVAGVLIYIAAYSIGVGPVPWVIMSEIFPIHVKGIAGSLVVLANWLGAWIVSYTFNSLMSWSSPGTLFLYAGSSLLTILFVTKLVPETKGKTLEEIQAWISP
- the LOC114376428 gene encoding sugar transporter ERD6-like 16 isoform X1, which encodes MLGMSSFSTQFVQSPNLPPRFHHHVQWNFSQDVSKVPRTHVVCSITKSQLGYDKTLASRFHYAARFSVSRQSETKSIAYRRMTCTNAKENLFKKMAIEQHKDVESGYLQEPFIQPEEVACKEVGSDKSVENGSIGMVLLSTLVAVCGSFTFGNCVGYSSPTQAAIREDLSLSLAEFSMFGSLVTIGAMLGAITSGRITDFIGRKGAMRISTGFCITGWLAVFFSKGSYSLDLGRFFTGYGIGLISYVVPVYIAEIAPKNLRGGLATTNQLLIVTGASVSFLLGSVIHWRKLALAGLVPCICLLIGLCFIPESPRWLAKVGREKEFQLALRRLRGKDVDISDEAAEILDSIETLRSLPKIKLLDLFQSKHVRSVVIGVGLMVCQQFVGINGIGFYTAETFIAAGLSSGKAGTIAYACLQVPFTVLGAILMDKSGRRPLMMVSATGTFLGCFIAAIAFFLKDQSLMLECAPIFAVAGVLIYIAAYSIGVGPVPWVIMSEIFPIHVKGIAGSLVVLANWLGAWIVSYTFNSLMSWSSPGTLFLYAGSSLLTILFVTKLVPETKGKTLEEIQAWISP